In a single window of the Neoarius graeffei isolate fNeoGra1 chromosome 28, fNeoGra1.pri, whole genome shotgun sequence genome:
- the LOC132875986 gene encoding synaptobrevin-A-like, whose product MGKLEETQREVEEVKDIMLDNLNKEEERKEKLENLDQRAAELLNKSQSFRKKSKKVKQKKRKEYLKSKAVLIAVVVLLALVIIVIIAIMFSSERSNDTSVQRAAVTPNPNITEPL is encoded by the exons GGCAAATTAGAAGAGACTCAGCGAGAAGTTGAAGAGGTGAAGGACATCATGCTGGACAACCTGAATAAAGaagaggaaagaaaagaaaaactggAGAATCTGGACCAGCGGGCTGCTGAGTTATTGAATAAA TCGCAGTCCTTCCGTAAGAAGTCGAAGAAGGTGAAACAGAAGAAGAGGAAGGAGTATCTGAAGAGTAAAGCAGTACTGATAGCAGTTGTGGTGCTTTTGGCATTGGTGATCATCGTCATAATCGCCATCATGTTCAGCAGCGAACGCTCCAATGACACAAGTGTGCAGAGAGCTGCTGTTACCCCAAACCCAAACATAACAGAACCGCTGTAA
- the tmem150ab gene encoding transmembrane protein 150Ab isoform X4 produces the protein MTAWIVLPVSLSAFSITGIWIVYAMAVMNHHVCPVENWTYNVTCNEETAKRGFPKTCCTLQDIPLISKCGCYPPESCLFSLIGNVGAFMVVMICMLRYAHVIEHSHHCWVNTSALVSGCVNALGLVMVGNFQVDHAKTLHYVGAGVAFPAGLLFVCLQCVLTYRIAETALDFWMAHVRVALSAGVLISLILSGIFFIHESFVLQHAAAICEWIFTVLVLVYYGTFTYEFGSVSRDTLMAALVNETEWGS, from the exons ATGACTGCCTGGATCGTTCTGCCAGTCAGCCTGTCGGCGTTCTCCATCACAGGGATATggatagt GTATGCCATGGCAGTGATGAACCATCATGTGTGTCCAGTCGaaaactg GACATATAATGTGACTTGTAATGAGGAAACAGCCAAGAGGGGCTTCCCCAAGACCTGTTGTACTCTACAGGACATCCCTCTCATCAG TAAATGCGGCTGCTACCCACCTGAGAGCTGTCTCTTCAGTCTCATAGGCAACGTCGGGGCCTTTATGG TGGTGATGATTTGCATGTTGCGTTACGCTCATGTGATTGAGCACAGCCACCATTGCTGGGTCAACACAAGTGCGCTGGTGTCGGGTTGTGTTAATGCTCTGGGACTCGTCATGGTGGGCAACTTCCAG GTCGACCATGCGAAGACTTTGCACTATGTGGGGGCCGGTGTGGCATTTCCTGCAGGCCTGTTATtcgtgtgtctgcagtgtgtgctcACGTACCGCATCGCCGAGACTGCGCTAGACTTCTGGATGGCCCATGTGCGCGTGGCTCTGTCAGCTGGAGTGCTGATCTCGCTCATCCTCA GCGGCATCTTCTTCATTCACGAGAGCTTCGTGTTGCAGCATGCTGCCGCCATCTGCGAATGGATCTTCACCGTCCTTGTCCTGGTCTACTATGGAACCTTCACCTACGAGTTTGGCAGCGTCAGCCGCGACACCCTGATGGCTGCCCTCGTCAACG AAACTGAATGGGGCTCCTGA
- the tmem150ab gene encoding transmembrane protein 150Ab isoform X1 has translation MTAWIVLPVSLSAFSITGIWIVYAMAVMNHHVCPVENWTYNVTCNEETAKRGFPKTCCTLQDIPLISKCGCYPPESCLFSLIGNVGAFMVVMICMLRYAHVIEHSHHCWVNTSALVSGCVNALGLVMVGNFQVDHAKTLHYVGAGVAFPAGLLFVCLQCVLTYRIAETALDFWMAHVRVALSAGVLISLILSGIFFIHESFVLQHAAAICEWIFTVLVLVYYGTFTYEFGSVSRDTLMAALVNGRPHDSSGPGVIMGGMGKSVPMGCGARSMKSPGGSSTSTHLNCTPESVAML, from the exons ATGACTGCCTGGATCGTTCTGCCAGTCAGCCTGTCGGCGTTCTCCATCACAGGGATATggatagt GTATGCCATGGCAGTGATGAACCATCATGTGTGTCCAGTCGaaaactg GACATATAATGTGACTTGTAATGAGGAAACAGCCAAGAGGGGCTTCCCCAAGACCTGTTGTACTCTACAGGACATCCCTCTCATCAG TAAATGCGGCTGCTACCCACCTGAGAGCTGTCTCTTCAGTCTCATAGGCAACGTCGGGGCCTTTATGG TGGTGATGATTTGCATGTTGCGTTACGCTCATGTGATTGAGCACAGCCACCATTGCTGGGTCAACACAAGTGCGCTGGTGTCGGGTTGTGTTAATGCTCTGGGACTCGTCATGGTGGGCAACTTCCAG GTCGACCATGCGAAGACTTTGCACTATGTGGGGGCCGGTGTGGCATTTCCTGCAGGCCTGTTATtcgtgtgtctgcagtgtgtgctcACGTACCGCATCGCCGAGACTGCGCTAGACTTCTGGATGGCCCATGTGCGCGTGGCTCTGTCAGCTGGAGTGCTGATCTCGCTCATCCTCA GCGGCATCTTCTTCATTCACGAGAGCTTCGTGTTGCAGCATGCTGCCGCCATCTGCGAATGGATCTTCACCGTCCTTGTCCTGGTCTACTATGGAACCTTCACCTACGAGTTTGGCAGCGTCAGCCGCGACACCCTGATGGCTGCCCTCGTCAACGGTAGGCCGCATGACAGCTCAGGCCCGGGAGTCATCATGGGAGGCATGGGGAAAAGCGTGCCCATGGGCTGTGGTGCTCGCAGCATGAAGTCGCCTGGAGGAAGCAGCACCTCCACACACCTCAACTGCACCCCGGAGAGCGTCGCCATGTTATAG
- the tmem150ab gene encoding transmembrane protein 150Ab isoform X3, whose protein sequence is MAVMNHHVCPVENWTYNVTCNEETAKRGFPKTCCTLQDIPLISKCGCYPPESCLFSLIGNVGAFMVVMICMLRYAHVIEHSHHCWVNTSALVSGCVNALGLVMVGNFQVDHAKTLHYVGAGVAFPAGLLFVCLQCVLTYRIAETALDFWMAHVRVALSAGVLISLILSGIFFIHESFVLQHAAAICEWIFTVLVLVYYGTFTYEFGSVSRDTLMAALVNGRPHDSSGPGVIMGGMGKSVPMGCGARSMKSPGGSSTSTHLNCTPESVAML, encoded by the exons ATGGCAGTGATGAACCATCATGTGTGTCCAGTCGaaaactg GACATATAATGTGACTTGTAATGAGGAAACAGCCAAGAGGGGCTTCCCCAAGACCTGTTGTACTCTACAGGACATCCCTCTCATCAG TAAATGCGGCTGCTACCCACCTGAGAGCTGTCTCTTCAGTCTCATAGGCAACGTCGGGGCCTTTATGG TGGTGATGATTTGCATGTTGCGTTACGCTCATGTGATTGAGCACAGCCACCATTGCTGGGTCAACACAAGTGCGCTGGTGTCGGGTTGTGTTAATGCTCTGGGACTCGTCATGGTGGGCAACTTCCAG GTCGACCATGCGAAGACTTTGCACTATGTGGGGGCCGGTGTGGCATTTCCTGCAGGCCTGTTATtcgtgtgtctgcagtgtgtgctcACGTACCGCATCGCCGAGACTGCGCTAGACTTCTGGATGGCCCATGTGCGCGTGGCTCTGTCAGCTGGAGTGCTGATCTCGCTCATCCTCA GCGGCATCTTCTTCATTCACGAGAGCTTCGTGTTGCAGCATGCTGCCGCCATCTGCGAATGGATCTTCACCGTCCTTGTCCTGGTCTACTATGGAACCTTCACCTACGAGTTTGGCAGCGTCAGCCGCGACACCCTGATGGCTGCCCTCGTCAACGGTAGGCCGCATGACAGCTCAGGCCCGGGAGTCATCATGGGAGGCATGGGGAAAAGCGTGCCCATGGGCTGTGGTGCTCGCAGCATGAAGTCGCCTGGAGGAAGCAGCACCTCCACACACCTCAACTGCACCCCGGAGAGCGTCGCCATGTTATAG
- the tmem150ab gene encoding transmembrane protein 150Ab isoform X2, with protein sequence MYAMAVMNHHVCPVENWTYNVTCNEETAKRGFPKTCCTLQDIPLISKCGCYPPESCLFSLIGNVGAFMVVMICMLRYAHVIEHSHHCWVNTSALVSGCVNALGLVMVGNFQVDHAKTLHYVGAGVAFPAGLLFVCLQCVLTYRIAETALDFWMAHVRVALSAGVLISLILSGIFFIHESFVLQHAAAICEWIFTVLVLVYYGTFTYEFGSVSRDTLMAALVNGRPHDSSGPGVIMGGMGKSVPMGCGARSMKSPGGSSTSTHLNCTPESVAML encoded by the exons AT GTATGCCATGGCAGTGATGAACCATCATGTGTGTCCAGTCGaaaactg GACATATAATGTGACTTGTAATGAGGAAACAGCCAAGAGGGGCTTCCCCAAGACCTGTTGTACTCTACAGGACATCCCTCTCATCAG TAAATGCGGCTGCTACCCACCTGAGAGCTGTCTCTTCAGTCTCATAGGCAACGTCGGGGCCTTTATGG TGGTGATGATTTGCATGTTGCGTTACGCTCATGTGATTGAGCACAGCCACCATTGCTGGGTCAACACAAGTGCGCTGGTGTCGGGTTGTGTTAATGCTCTGGGACTCGTCATGGTGGGCAACTTCCAG GTCGACCATGCGAAGACTTTGCACTATGTGGGGGCCGGTGTGGCATTTCCTGCAGGCCTGTTATtcgtgtgtctgcagtgtgtgctcACGTACCGCATCGCCGAGACTGCGCTAGACTTCTGGATGGCCCATGTGCGCGTGGCTCTGTCAGCTGGAGTGCTGATCTCGCTCATCCTCA GCGGCATCTTCTTCATTCACGAGAGCTTCGTGTTGCAGCATGCTGCCGCCATCTGCGAATGGATCTTCACCGTCCTTGTCCTGGTCTACTATGGAACCTTCACCTACGAGTTTGGCAGCGTCAGCCGCGACACCCTGATGGCTGCCCTCGTCAACGGTAGGCCGCATGACAGCTCAGGCCCGGGAGTCATCATGGGAGGCATGGGGAAAAGCGTGCCCATGGGCTGTGGTGCTCGCAGCATGAAGTCGCCTGGAGGAAGCAGCACCTCCACACACCTCAACTGCACCCCGGAGAGCGTCGCCATGTTATAG